A segment of the Halorubrum sp. BV1 genome:
ACGGAGGCGGGAACTGGACTGTAGATCCGGCCACCGCCGGGCTTGATGTACTGGTCGATGGCCTGATCGAGGTCGACACAGTGGTCGATCGCCAGTCGGACGTCGCGCTTGGCACACTCCCCCTCGTTCTGGTTGAACGCGGCGAACTGGTAGCTCAGCGAGGGCCCCTCGATCACGTCGGCGTCCGACATGTTCTGGACGGTGCTCCAGAACTGCGGCGGGATGCGGTTGATCACGTCCTGCTCGCCGGTCTGGAGCTGGGTCACGCGGTTGGTGGGCTCGTTGATCGGCGTGAACGTCACCTCGTCGAGGTGGGGGCTGCCGTTCCCCCAGTAGTCGTCCCATCCCGCCATCGTGACCTTTTCGTTCTCCTGGAAATCCGTCACTTCGAACGGCCCGGAACCGACGAACGTGTCGATACCGAACCCTTCGGGGTCCTCCTCGCGGACGCTCTTCGGTGCGACCGGGTGCGCGATGGCGTGGAGGATCGGGACGTACGGTTCGGTCAGCGTGAAGTGCTCGATGGTGTCGACGATGCTGAAGTTGGAGGCGTAGCTGGTCTGCTCCTCGACAGTCGCCTCGAACGTGTACTTCACGTCCTCTGCGGTGA
Coding sequences within it:
- a CDS encoding ABC transporter substrate-binding protein; protein product: MPESDWQDNRRKFLQAAASAGLVGLAGCTGGDGTETPTETDSDSSGGDDDTDAQTATPMRGGSLKFAQTSSPVELDPVNNNGGNYSIMLKNLVYSPVLGYDRNTNLVPILAEEIPTLEGNEFTLNLDADATFHNGDQVTAEDVKYTFEATVEEQTSYASNFSIVDTIEHFTLTEPYVPILHAIAHPVAPKSVREEDPEGFGIDTFVGSGPFEVTDFQENEKVTMAGWDDYWGNGSPHLDEVTFTPINEPTNRVTQLQTGEQDVINRIPPQFWSTVQNMSDADVIEGPSLSYQFAAFNQNEGECAKRDVRLAIDHCVDLDQAIDQYIKPGGGRIYSPVPASV